A genomic region of Trifolium pratense cultivar HEN17-A07 linkage group LG3, ARS_RC_1.1, whole genome shotgun sequence contains the following coding sequences:
- the LOC123918123 gene encoding putative F-box/FBD/LRR-repeat protein At1g78760, producing the protein MKKIRQCENENDEIKGSEDRLGDLPDCVLLHILSFLNTKHVVQTCVLSTRWRHLWKRIPTLILHCSKFTTKKHFTIFVSKILTLRDPSTALHALDLDRRGDIEPHVLKKILNYVSSNKTHLKELGISIHGDGCLVMSCVSSCHALTSLNLSIYPRGSRRNLNYTPTLFPKSLNLPLLTSLDITNFVFCGGESDCVEPFFAFTKLNSLVIRSCNVKDAQILIISSDTLANLAINSSVKKINSAMQNNSTNFPEIKENNPSNFVEIKLSTPNLRSFNFAGHLIQKISGSGLSSVRKVNINDLRQFHALAGHGLVLFSWLLDFANVESLTVTSTTLQILSLVPDLFEVKLPSLCNLKLLEVELIPLYDGSLSQSIEDSMLEKAAAKSCKEVAKLRKAFNAGLVPPAIPDGMVDFLRQNSPSAVVNISTYFPDHFNLKQVEESIKGAKIVKYRSRYAAPGSSSIAPASAPAPSSVSVPASAAPPNLHLCCADKDDKSSYEDKV; encoded by the exons ATGAAGAAAATAAGGCAGTGTGAGaatgaaaatgatgaaattAAAGGAAGTGAAGACAGGCTCGGCGACTTACCCGATTGTGTTCTCCTTCACATTTTGTCATTTTTGAACACCAAACATGTCGTTCAAACTTGCGTTTTGTCTACCAGATGGAGACATCTTTGGAAACGTATTCCAACTCTTATATTGCATTGTTCAAAATTTACCACTAAGAAACATTTTACCATATTTGTGTCTAAGATTTTGACTCTTCGTGATCCCTCAACTGCACTGCACGCTCTTGATCTTGACCGTCGGGGTGATATTGAGCCTCATGTCCTTAAAAAGATTTTAAACTATGTTTCCTCCAATAAGACCCATCTCAAGGAATTAGGAATCTCTATACATGGTGATGGTTGTCTCGTCATGAGCTGTGTTTCTTCGTGTCATGCTCTTACATCTCTTAACCTTTCAATTTACCCTAGAGGTAGTAGACGCAATCTTAATTATACACCAACATTATTTCCAAAATCTTTGAACTTGCCTTTATTGACCAGCTTAGATATAACAAATTTTGTCTTTTGCGGTGGTGAAAGTGATTGTGTTGAGCCCTTTTTTGCCTTTACCAAGTTGAATAGTTTGGTTATTCGTAGCTGTAATGTAAAGGATGCTCAAATCCTCATCATATCAAGTGACACACTTGCCAATTTAGCAATAAATAGTtctgtgaaaaaaataaattcagcTATGCAAAATAATTCAACCAACTTTCCCGAAATCAAGGAAAATAATCCATCCAACTTTGTTGAAATCAAGCTATCTACTCCAAATCTTCGTTCCTTTAATTTTGCTGGTCACCTTATTCAAAAGATAAGTGGGAGCGGACTTTCTTCAGTTAGAAAAGTAAATATCAATGATTTGCGACAATTTCATGCTTTGGCGGGGCATGGTTTGGTTCTATTCAGCTGGCTGCTTGACTTTGCCAATGTAGAATCATTGACAGTCACTTCAACTACTCTTCAG ATTCTCTCCTTAGTTCCTGATTTATTCGAGGTTAAACTCCCTTCTTTATGCAACTTGAAGTTGTTGGAAGTAGAATTGATACCACTTTATGATGGATCTTTATCACAATCAATTGAAGATTCCATGTTAGAGAAAGCTGCTGCCAAGTCTTGTAAAGAAGTTGCTAAGTTAAGAAAGGCATTTAATGCAGGTTTGGTTCCACCTGCCATACCTGATGGAATGGTTGACTTCTTACGGCAAAACTCGCCGTCGGCGGTAGTTAACATCTCAACTTATTTCCCAGATCATTTTAATCTTAAGCAG GTTGAAGAATCTATAAAGGGAGCAAAGATTGTCAAGTATCGCTCGCGATACGCTGCACCTGGCTCCTCCTCTATTGCACCTGCTTCTGCCCCTGCTCCCTCTTCTGTTTCTGTGCCTGCCTCTGCTGCACCTCCCAACCTTCATCTCTGTTGTGCTGACAAG GATGATAAATCATCATATGAAGATAAGGTGTAG